One part of the Pseudoliparis swirei isolate HS2019 ecotype Mariana Trench chromosome 6, NWPU_hadal_v1, whole genome shotgun sequence genome encodes these proteins:
- the klf13 gene encoding Krueppel-like factor 13 — MSLRSRGGFFKDKMDHFAAECLVSMSSRAIVHAPKGNREIKPETPSSSRNGEDIKEPLVKDNSSLFVVARILADFNQQTPNNVVEQAKIKDESMPNLIDDGNSATPTTISDPSLKQRGKRSRGRIEQELPQKKHKCHYSGCEKVYGKSSHLKAHLRTHTGERPFPCTWPDCSKKFARSDELARHYRTHTGEKKFGCPLCDKRFMRSDHLMKHARRHSDFQPGMLKRPHGGSSGNTTRPSSLSDYSRSDASSPTLSPALSPANSP, encoded by the exons atgtcATTAAGAAGCAGAGGGGGCTTTTTCAAAGACAAAATGGATCACTTTGCAGCAGAGTGCCTTGTTTCTATGTCCAGTCGTGCAATTGTTCACGCTCCTAAAGGGAATAGGGAGATTAAACCAGAAACCCCGTCCTCCTCTAGGAACGGAGAGGACATTAAAGAACCTTTGGTGAAAGATAACTCCTCTCTTTTTGTGGTGGCGCGGATTCTGGCGGATTTTAACCAGCAGACTCCCAACAATGTTGTCGAGCAGGCAAAAATAAAGGATGAGAGCATGCCGAACCTCATAGATGATGGAAACTCTGCCACACCTACCACCATCTCCGATCCTTCGCTCAAACAAAGAGGCAAAAGATCTCGAGGTCGAATTGAGCAAGAATTACCTCAGAAAAAGCACAAATGCCACTATTCAGGTTGTGAAAAAGTTTATGGCAAATCATCCCACCTCAAAGCTCATCTAAGGACACATACAG GAGAGCGACCCTTCCCATGTACTTGGCCCGACTGCAGTAAGAAGTTCGCCCGCTCAGATGAACTGGCCCGCCACTACCGCACCCACACGGGGGAGAAGAAGTTTGGGTGCCCACTTTGTGACAAGCGCTTCATGCGCAGCGACCACCTCATGAAGCATGCACGACGCCACTCTGATTTCCAGCCCGGGATGCTGAAGAGGCCCCATGGCGGCAGCAGCGGCAACACCACACGTCCCAGCTCCCTCAGCGACTACAGTCGCTCGGATGCCTCCAGCCCCACCCTCAGCCCCGCCCTCAGCCCCGCCAACTCGCCTTAA